In Nitrospirota bacterium, the sequence GTAGACGACTTTGTTGTAAGAAAACTACTCACAAAATACAAGCATTTCTTCTATGAAAGAAATCTGGGAAAGGATGCTTTTCTGACACTCAGGGTACCCAATCCTGATATTGAAAAAGAGGAAGCAAAGATTCTCATTGAAACCCTTGAGAGCATTCCACGATCTTGCGATGCAGCAAGGTTGTTTTATGGAGAGGAGATTCCGCCTATCTTCGAGATAATTTTGCCAATGACAACTTCTGCGGAAAGCCTCAATAGAATCTATTACTATTACAAAGATTTTGTTGTAGGAAAACAGACTAAGCCCTTTTATCCGGGAGATATAACAATAGCAGATTGGATTGGCAATTTTAAACCAGATAAGGTAAATGTTATACCCCTTTTTGAAGACAGGGAACATATGCTTGAAGCACACAGGATCGTAAAGGAATATTTGAAAAATAAGGATATCAATTACCAGAGGGTTTTTCTTGCAAGATCAGACCCTGCTATGAACTATGGTATGGTGAGTGCCATTATTTTTAATAAGATAGCCCTCCAGAGGTTACGAAGGGTCTCCGAGGAAACCGGCGTTAAAATATATCCTATCCTTGGTGCAGGTTCTGCACCTTTTAGGGGTCATCTTAAACCGGAAACAGTAGAAAGGGTTCTTGATGAATATCCAGATGTCTATACCTTTACCATCCAGTCCGCATTTAAGTATGATAACCCTGTTCCAAACATCTTAAATGGCATCAGAAAACTAAAAGATACACCGAGAAAAAGGGGATTTGATGTAGATGAAAAGTTATGTCTGAAGATTATTGATAGGGTATCAATTGAATATGCTAAAATAATAGAGCTTATTGCACCATTGATAAATCGTATTGCAGAATTTATCCCAAGAAGGAGGATGCGAAAACTCCATGTAGGATTATTTGGATATTCGAGAAACATTGGAAAGGTTAAACTCCCACGAGTGATAAGTTTCTGTGCTGCTTGTTACTCCATAGGTTTGCCACCTGAAATTCTCGGGCTGACTGCCCTTACAAAAAATGATTTTGATTATCTGCGAACCATCTATGTGAATTTTGACTTCGATATAAAGAGTGCTCTATCTTATTTTAACGAAGATGTGTTCAGTATTATTCCTGAAGAAACAAAAAAATATATAAAGAGAGATTACTGTGAATATAGAATTGATGAGGAACATAAAGGTGTAACATCAAGAATCATCAAGGCTATAAAAGATGGTGATCATCGAAACCTACAGCCTATGATAGTTGAAGCTGCCCATCTAAGGAGGTTTCTTGGATGAGGTTTTCTTTCTAACGGGGTAAAAGTTTGAGATTGTTGAAATTCTTCATTTCCTCAGCACAATGTAACCAGATACTATTATCAATATGCCTCCTATGACTACTGATGTGGTAATTGCCTCGGATAAAAACAACACAGCAAGAGCTACCGCACTTACAGGTTCTATATATCCGAGTATCGCAGCCTTATGCGCCTCTACCACCCTCAGCCCCTGTAGATATAATATCACTGCGAGAGTAGAATGGATAACACCCATAAGAAGCAAGAGGATAACTGCATTGAGTTCTATAGTATATTTGCTTAATACAGCAAAGGGTAGAAGCAGTATTACCGTTATTGAATTTGTTAAAAAGGAGATTGCTATGGGAAAATACCTCTGTGATAGAGGTTTAGCTACAATAACTAATAGTGCATAAGCCACTCCTGAAAGTGTCCCTGCACTGACACCAATAATATGGTCTCCACCTAAAACAATATTGTTATTTGAAAAGATCATCCAGAGTCCGGCAGATGACATTGCGAGGGATAACCATGTGATTCGATCGACCCTTTCTCTAAGTATCAAAGGTGACAAAAGTGCAACAAATATCGGTGCTGTATAGTGTGTAAGCACTGCATTTGCTATGGTAGTCTTTGTTAATGCAAAATAATAAAGGAAGGCATTTGCTATTATGAGAAACGCAAGGCCGATTATTGAACGCTCTTTCCTAACAATCTTTACTTCATGAATACCAACTCCTGCATAGAGTATAAGAAACTGCACCACACCTGCGACCATGGCAGTGTAGAATATTATTATATGAGGTGGAAGAACTAACCATCTTACGGCAATACCGAGAGTGCTCCATATCAGCATCGAGAGGACTATCTTTATCGCGCCTGTCAATCCTTCTCGCCTTTATACCATTTTACAAATCTCTTGATACCATCCTCAATGGCTACCTGAGGATTGTAACCAAGCATCTTTTTTGATTTTGTTATATCCGCATATGTGATGGATACATCACCTAACTGCATTGGTAGTCTTTCAATTACAGCCTTCTTACCCAACACATCTTCTATAAGCGATATCAAATCCTTGAGTTTTACAGTCCGAGATTCACCAATGTTAAATATCTCATAGCCAAATGGGTTCTTGATAGCTTTTATCGTCCCATCAATGGCATCGTCTATGTATGTATAGTCCCTCAATGATTCACCATCACCATATACAGGTATAGGTTCATCCCTGTCAATCATACGGGTAAACTTGTGTATAGCCATCTCAGGTCGTTGTCTTGGACCATAAACAGTAAAATAACGAAGGCAGGTGACCGGAATATCATAGAGACGATGGTATGTATAACATAATATTTCACATGTCTTTTTAGTGGCACCGTACGGTGATACGGGATTGTCTACAGTGTCGTTTTCTGAGAAGGGAATTTTTTTATTATCTCCATATACGGAAGATGAAGAAGCAAATACAAAGTGTCTAACCTGGAGGTCTTTTGCAAGCTCAAGCATATTTATTGTTCCCTTTATGTTTACATCTGCATAAAGGAGGGGGTTCTGTATGGATGCCCTTACCCCTGCCAGTGCAGCAAGGTGAATTATGATGTCTATATCCTTTGAAGATAAGTCCTCCTTTAAGAAATTCGTATCCCTTATATCAGCCTCTATAAATCTAAAATTTGGATTAAGAAGTGCTTCAGAGATATTTGTTCTCTTTATTGCAGGGTCATAAAAATCATCGAGGTTATCAATACAGATAACCTTTTTCCCCACCTTCAGAAGATTTTCAACTAAATGGGAACCAATAAATCCAGCTCCACCAGTAACAAGATAATCCCCCATACTATATCACCGGATCTGTAATGATCTCCTCAGTTCTTCTATCTTCACGGTCGCTGTTCCTACCTTGCCTACAACAATACCTGCAGCATGATTTGCGATAGTGGCTGCCTCTTTGAATGTTGCTCCTGCCGAAATTGCCAGAGTTGATGTTGCGATAACGGTATCACCTGCACCTGTAACATCATAGACCTCACTTGCCACTGTTGAGATGTGCGTTATCTCTCCATTGTCTTCAAAAAGGCTCATCCCTTCTTCACCTCTGGTAATAAGAACCGCCTTGCAGCCTAATCTCTCAATCAATATCCTGCCAGCTTTTATAAGTGTATCTTCGTTATTGATCTCAATTCCTGTTGCCATCGATGCTTCGAGATTATTGGGTGTTATGAGAGTTATACCTTTATAAAGGGGAAAATGGTTGACCTTAGGGTCAACCGTAACAGGTACTCCTTTCTTGTTTGTCAATTGGAGTATACCATCGATCAGTGCCTGTGTCACAACACCCTTACTATAGTCAGAGATAATAACGGCATCTATTTCAGTTATATTGTTACTTACATAAGTAAGGATTATATCTCTCGTGCTACCATTTATCTCCCCTCTACTCTCCCTGTCAAACCTCACTACTTGCTGACTATGGGCTATTATCCTTGTCTTTACAGTTGTTGG encodes:
- a CDS encoding GDP-mannose 4,6-dehydratase; amino-acid sequence: MGDYLVTGGAGFIGSHLVENLLKVGKKVICIDNLDDFYDPAIKRTNISEALLNPNFRFIEADIRDTNFLKEDLSSKDIDIIIHLAALAGVRASIQNPLLYADVNIKGTINMLELAKDLQVRHFVFASSSSVYGDNKKIPFSENDTVDNPVSPYGATKKTCEILCYTYHRLYDIPVTCLRYFTVYGPRQRPEMAIHKFTRMIDRDEPIPVYGDGESLRDYTYIDDAIDGTIKAIKNPFGYEIFNIGESRTVKLKDLISLIEDVLGKKAVIERLPMQLGDVSITYADITKSKKMLGYNPQVAIEDGIKRFVKWYKGEKD
- a CDS encoding DMT family transporter — protein: MTGAIKIVLSMLIWSTLGIAVRWLVLPPHIIIFYTAMVAGVVQFLILYAGVGIHEVKIVRKERSIIGLAFLIIANAFLYYFALTKTTIANAVLTHYTAPIFVALLSPLILRERVDRITWLSLAMSSAGLWMIFSNNNIVLGGDHIIGVSAGTLSGVAYALLVIVAKPLSQRYFPIAISFLTNSITVILLLPFAVLSKYTIELNAVILLLLMGVIHSTLAVILYLQGLRVVEAHKAAILGYIEPVSAVALAVLFLSEAITTSVVIGGILIIVSGYIVLRK
- the rfaE1 gene encoding D-glycero-beta-D-manno-heptose-7-phosphate kinase; its protein translation is MTNSLHFEEIINNFPKTNIFILGDIMMDHYIWGKVSRISPEAPVPVVEVARETLLLGGAANVLNNILSLNGKVMIGGVIGHDDMGRKIIHDLRQKGVHTEGIVVESDRPTTVKTRIIAHSQQVVRFDRESRGEINGSTRDIILTYVSNNITEIDAVIISDYSKGVVTQALIDGILQLTNKKGVPVTVDPKVNHFPLYKGITLITPNNLEASMATGIEINNEDTLIKAGRILIERLGCKAVLITRGEEGMSLFEDNGEITHISTVASEVYDVTGAGDTVIATSTLAISAGATFKEAATIANHAAGIVVGKVGTATVKIEELRRSLQIR
- the ppcA gene encoding phosphoenolpyruvate carboxylase, with the translated sequence VDDFVVRKLLTKYKHFFYERNLGKDAFLTLRVPNPDIEKEEAKILIETLESIPRSCDAARLFYGEEIPPIFEIILPMTTSAESLNRIYYYYKDFVVGKQTKPFYPGDITIADWIGNFKPDKVNVIPLFEDREHMLEAHRIVKEYLKNKDINYQRVFLARSDPAMNYGMVSAIIFNKIALQRLRRVSEETGVKIYPILGAGSAPFRGHLKPETVERVLDEYPDVYTFTIQSAFKYDNPVPNILNGIRKLKDTPRKRGFDVDEKLCLKIIDRVSIEYAKIIELIAPLINRIAEFIPRRRMRKLHVGLFGYSRNIGKVKLPRVISFCAACYSIGLPPEILGLTALTKNDFDYLRTIYVNFDFDIKSALSYFNEDVFSIIPEETKKYIKRDYCEYRIDEEHKGVTSRIIKAIKDGDHRNLQPMIVEAAHLRRFLG